The sequence below is a genomic window from Bombus pyrosoma isolate SC7728 linkage group LG9, ASM1482585v1, whole genome shotgun sequence.
acatttttatattaaacatatcaTGCAGTGTATAGTAGATAtttgatgaattatttttaaaagttataaatttttgcttttatttttcttacattcAACGTTATTGCatgcattatattttcaagattATTTAGTTTGTCCAAAAGAATTCATTAACAGTCAGAGGGCAATTTTATTGTCATGTGtgagtaatttttttttagaatcaaattttttcaGTGAAAAGACATTTGTTGTACAGCAACTATATTCTATTGAATTAatacgtttatataaaaaaaaaagaaaaggaggatTTATAAAAGTGATATtgttatttgatataattatgcaaaaattatGCGACGCGGTGCCGACGATcactttcatatttaaaaaaaaaaatataattttagatgTAAGTCACCATCCTGAGAAATTTAGAGCAAAAGATTGCGTGAGCTGAAttgatacatacatataagatTTCTTATGAGAAGGTTTAGCACGTGTAATATATGCGTACTTCTATGATAATAGTCTTGCACGCTGAAACGTGTGTAATCATACATGTACGCATatacacgtaatatatatgtatataaatgatGATGGTCATGAcgattacaattataattattaatataattttatcgaaatatgtTAATgatagttattaaaaatattatcattattgctgctgctgctgctatAAAACTACTATTGCTACTCTTAGTTTTAAGTGaactaaaacaaaaaaagaagaaatacatttattgcAACAAAATCATGAGCTGGTCGAATTAATTCGCTGATATATCTGTGCCACGGATAATCATCGTGTGacctgaaacaaaatataagaCTATCATTATCCCTATTATGACTCGATGTCTATGTTGTTATTATGGAGATGAATGTCTGTTGAGATAGATAGTAAATCTAGCAAACCCTGTACGAAATAGCgtataagattaaaatataattcaacataacattaatttaataattgaaagataATGGCAAAAAATGGCTGTTTTCAAGTAAAAGAATAGCCTATAACACAGTGTAGTTTTATTCGAAAGTTTTAACATGTTATGTTTCAACcgatgtaaattaaatatttacccCTTGTACGATTGTAAAAAAGTATTCGTTTTTATATAATGcaattttatctttcctttGAACCAACTATTTATTTAAGTGAAGTCTACAAAAGTATACATATGATGcacgtatgtgtatatattatacgaatatatatGAATGTTGAACCAAGGATATCTATGATTAGATTATAAAATGcgtatagaatattttatattaatgtcATGTATGATATCACACGGCCTTTGTTaagttttaaacaaatttttacgattaatgtcaaatatacacatacatacatacatacatatatacacacgactttatagagaataaattacattcatttacagataaaatataatatgaaatagaGATGTCTCTTTTgagaattggaaaataattttatttttcttatcactaaatttaatataagcctctatataatattataaattcggGAAATTACGAGATTTGTCgatatatacctatataacatacataaaaaGAATTGCAAACAGTGAGTAGTGGGTAATTGCAcgtatcaataaaaaaattcagttATATTAAGGTGATTCATTTAGCTTTGAAACTATATCGAATCAtataaatttgtgaaataagTAGAGATACAAAAGAGggttgatataaaaaaatagagataCATAGGGTGTCTCCAGTGCCATTGGTTAACAATATCTCAGACGTATTTTAGTATGAGCAAAGCAAATGATAGGATAGTTCATTACGATGTCATAGAGGTATAGGCGTTAATTTATgggttttattttataatcgacaaatttaattttcgattCTTTATGGATTTAACGTTTAAGACCTATTCGTTTTAGTTTTTAAGACAATCAGCTGCGGCATATATGGCTTTAGTAGATGCATTTTGAACTATGGAGATGGCATAACTATTGCAAGATGTTTGTTGTAAAgtaattgcatttttattccTCTCTGCATTCATTTCCAGTTGTGAAGCTCTTTGTTGGTATTGACGTATCTCCTGATTGATGACTGCtactttcataaatatacaatttgcGACTTGTTGAGGATTAGAAGAACCAATGCATCCCAAGGCAACCTGAtctaattgatttttaaatttctgtcCATTCTGAaagttaaaatgtatataccaATATaagtgtatataatatattaattacatataatataattaataaaatatttaaatcacaAACGTAAGTATTCGCTACTTGACCTGGtcaaatttaacaattaatataaaaatatgatacataCTGCTCGCTCGTTGTCAAATGCTTGCAGTACTGCGTCAAAATTTTGATTTGCTATGTTTTCGCAGTTATTGAGTTGATTATACCCTGTTTGACCGGCGTCCTTCATATTCTTTGTGACGGTATTCAAACAATCTTCAGCATTTTTACTTGACTCTTTTGCTTCTTGTAACTTTTCCTAATGACcgtcattattaatattaatcatttaattacTCGTCTTAAATCTTTATgaagcaaattttatttcgtgacTTACCTTGATATAATCAAGACGAGTTTTTAAAATTGAGTCGATGTTCTGACTAGCTTGAAAATAAAGGTtgctaatttcatttcttccctTTAAGCCAATGTTCGTCTGAGAGTGTTGCAAATCGGACATGACACTGTCAACCGAGCttttagcattttttaaagCATCCATTGCCTGATCTAATATGTTGGGGAATCTCTAAAATCAAAACATTTAATCAAATGTACAGACATTAAAACCGATAAgtaaatttgtcaaaaatttGTCGATTAATTTGTCAATTGCCGGCCTCATTCTAGATCAATTTCTaacaaagaatttattaagttaattagtattatttaaatagattattaaattagGTAATTAAATTGGGTTATTGAAGTTTGTGTTGTGTATTCAACgaattaatgatatatttcaatgttcgGCCAAGATAGTCAACAACTATGCAAACATATTTGCTGGACCCCGCAATAATATCAAGGAACCGTTAATCCCCGTCCTCagatttaaatctttttcttaCTGCCGAGGCCCTTAATTTATACAATGCATTCTTTAAGTCGAGACTCCTTGGTAATTTTACCGCTCATTAGGGTAAAACACAGGATAAGCGGGTGTTttgaccgttcgcggagagatgcgatctcgaagaagcgcgtcaacgggagtcgtaaatttgAGTCGTTAcgattcgaataatcgacgccaTGAATagatcgatcccctatttcgattaagataataggggtggttgaGTGAGTATAACGCTGATTTTAACaggttatatatatttccaacaattaaataacttcAATATTGGATACAATTGTGTGTATGTTGATTGCCAAACTACGAGTGAGTACGGCCTGAGACTCTTTTCGTGTTGGCGACTGCGTTTTGACTTTGACTGCTGAGCTTTGACTTCTGTCGATTGACTGTTACTTGGCGACTCTGATGACTAAATGATGCCCATTGGTTATGACCAACGTTAATGAGTGAGAATAGGTGAATGAAGCCCCCTACCAACGTGGCTCGTGTGTGACATTGTTCACGCGAAACAACATTgttccttaggtttattgagGGTCTGAATAACGGTGTGTGGGTCTTTGGCGGCCAGACAATGAGAGATGGCGTGCGATTTGTCTCACGTGACGTAACAGCGGGGTTTTCCATGTAAACCTCTACCCATGTTTGGTAGGGGGCAGTCAGCACTTACCACTAGTTTTCCTCCTCAACATCTCCGTCACcgaactttattattatatttatttattattttaactttatgctaacataaaaattttcttgatTGTTGAAACGAAGACGAGAGTAATCCAATTAGGATCGTAGCGCGGTTAATTGCGATACAGCTAttcatttgataatttaaatttgtagtTTATTGATTTCATAGATAGTAAATAGCGCTTCTGGTCATTAATTCGCCATTAATTTGTACACATTTTTCATCATTTAAAACTGATCATCCCAAATATTACTATGAATCGAGCAAAGCATCCAGATATTTATGAACGGTTTGTATAAAACCTATGCAAACAGTAATGtttataatcgaaataaaacattGTAAGTCTGTTTTAAAGTTTAACAAATTGATCTAGATGCCGCACAATTGACTAATAAATTTCGCCAATTAATCATATTAGACTGTGGGATACTTATGCAaactcatttttttttctgagaacaattaagaaaaaatagagTCTAAACAACGAATTGCGAGTTGAGGTCCTTTACTTTGGATATGTGTgttctatacatttttgcgtatttcaaattcctatagatgcataaatatccatatTCTATTAACCAGACTCTTACCTGTGCAGAACAGACAGTCACAAATAATAGGCAAAGAAAGACGAACGTCTTCATGTTTCTGAATAAGAAGGAGAAGTATCGATCCACTTGGTATATCACGTCTTGGCGTACTGATAATGATGAATGACCACACTTGcctttttataggaaattagTTATTTGCTAAATGTGAATTCAACTGAATTATCGGGGTAAAGAGATGAATGATAACGCGTTCAGGTATATGTGATCACGTATACTCCTATCAATGTGGCATTggacatatacatatattgcaCATGGTTCAATTTTCGATAAAGTAgctattctattattatccTATTTAGCACCCGCATGTATTCTTCTATCCGTGTTGAAATTCAGTTTgtggtaatttttaaataaaaagaaatcaattcgtgttaaatattctaaaatatggaaatataggTGTCCAACTATCGATGTAAATTGTTTATGTGTACAGTAACGTACACTAATAAAGCAATAACCTCTTTTGTTTCTCTAGATTCTCTAGATTCAAGTCACTCGCTTTGAATACTCGAGtaagaagattattttttaataaataagaaaacagTCTTAATAATAAGTACATTCTTCTCTGGTGGAGAGATTTATTTTggaactttgaaaaattgatttttcattttaaaaatgtaatgaaaatcCTGTTTGACAATTTTCTATGGTAAATACATATACTTCGTGATGATTAAACATTCAGTCCAAGATGTCGAAGAAATTCACATGATTTGCGAATTGTTTACAGGATTCTCATACCCTACACGTCGATAGCAACTCTAACAAAAATAAGCGCGATTAATGTTATCGCGTTGCTTGTTATAATGGTCACAGATAATTATCTCCCTGTGAAATTTCCTGAAGAACTTTCTTATGTGggtattgtaaaaatttctcaatCTTTTCCGCGTAAGATAGTCTACTAAGATAAAAACGTTTAATCACGTCATTTATCATACaagagataaaaatacgatttaaGTAGAAATAGAGTGGtgtatataagaatataatgataatttgATACTTCAAATTAGATTGCATATCTTTGTTACCAGAACTGTTTTCAAATAAGATTACCGTTTCCGGTATAAGATataagaaatgaatatttttattcaaaatgtaAGCGTTTATTTCACatactttaaatttctttttcaaatgtaTTAATACATTCAGCAAATTTATACATGCTGttgatatgtatgtatacatgaTTTTGtggcaaatataaattaaatgcaTCCAACATATCTAGAAGCAACAAAAAGGggcttcatttttcttttttatgtgggtctcttttatttcgtagTAAAAGTAGTgcaatatagtaataaaataagcgCAATAAAATAAGTGCAATTCGTTTGTTCGTACTGATTTAACGCGCGTTTTTATAACCATAAAGATATAATGATAGAGTGCGTCAGTGAATTGAAACTTTGACTAGGAacttaaattacaaataaagaCGCTTTTGAAAGTTTCGAAACCAATTTCGAAACAAAGAATTCAAGGTTAAAAATTggatataacataattactTAAGGTAGATAGATTATTTCAAACAccttaaaattttaattcggcAATGACTGACTATAGAATTTACTATTTGATGGAGTAATGAtacatatctatttatttgtataatacgTAGTATATACATTATCGTACATATTATTAGGTACTATGCacgatatttacgatatttacgaGAGTTGAGTCTTATTCGTAGCCCTCTAGCAGCAGCGTCAAGAAGCATTGCTGTAAGGTTTGAGCCATATTGTGATTTGGGTTAGTTTAAGCGAGGTAGTTAGCGAACCAGTAAGTGAAAGTGTACATATATTCGTTTATTCGAAAATGAATATAGTTAGCAGTGTAGAAAGTAATAACAAagatgataaaattgaaacgattctTAATATGATAAGGAACCAAGTAGATCAGTGTAGTACCGTAAAAGAGGATAAGCCATCGGAACCCGAATTAACGACGGATCAAAGGATCCAACAACTGGTAATGGAAGAGAATCAATTGTCAACACAGTTCCAAAAGGTCAGAAAGGAACTAAGTTATTATGAGAGGAGATATGAAAAGATGTTGAAAAAAAGAGTGAGACACTTGAAGATACAGATTAAAGAGgatcttaaaaaattaaaagaaataaaacaaaaatattttgaactaAACTCTCAGCTAGATACAGAATCCTCTAAATTGGAGAAAGCGGAAGAGAAGAAATCAGAGGGAGCAAGCAACTCTTTAAACGTAAATACGCTGTCATCTCAATTTAAGCAAAACGATATACCGCTTAGTAGCAAGATTAAAATTAgcattaagaaaaatgaaagctCATGCAGCAGTGAGATACATTTCGTTCACGATATTAATGGGCAAAATGCATTTACAAATCTagttgaaattgtaaaacctATGGCCCTGAACACTCGAGAATGTAGAATTATCTTGCAAAAGTTAACAGAAGAGCAAATTAACAAGTATATTGATCAGAAGAGGTTAAGTCAACCGCAAAtagaatacaaagaaataacgCAAGATTATTTACAAGAAATCAATAAAAGTATCGTTTGCCCAAATTGGCacataaaaattccaagatcTGTATTTGAAGAAAGTCAGAAGGAAAGTAGAAAATCCATATCTGAAGAAAGTCAGAAGGAAAGTAGAAAATCCATATCTGAAGAAAGTCAGAAGGAAAGTAGAAAATCCATATCTGAAGAAAGTCAGAAGGAAAGTAGAAAATCCATATCTGAAGAAAGTCAGAAGGAAAGTAGAAAATCCATATCCGAAGAAAGTCAGAAGGAAAGTAGAAAATCCATATCCGAAGAAAGTCAGAAGGAAAGTAGAAAATCCGATTTAAATGTAGCTTCTTGCTCAGGAGAAGTCATTTAATTAGATTGATACAACTGACTATTAATAGTAATACTTATGTTATATGTTAGCCAGAAAATGTTGTATATGTCAATATCTTCCCAAATCTTTGTTACTGCACAACAATACAGATTAGTTGCAGAATagttttaataagaaaatatattagaaagaTATAATTGTGTAACAAAACTCCAAGCAAGTGTTGCCACATTGATCTTGCATTACTGATGACACCTATGCAGTGTTTCACTCAAAGTACATTCAATGTAATTGAgcattagaagaaaaaaaagaatcatattttgatgtcatttattttcatttcatatattGCTTTTAGGATAAACCAAACAAAAGACacgattaaaatatgattacgataaaaattcaaagagaaaacatgtgaaacaatataatattaaaaaataaatttcataaatatcatattactcataaaataaagtaatcaATGTTGTATACGCagttttatctaaaaatttgtttgaaataatttatttttttattttatttcattaatttcagcAGTATTAGTACAAAGATATGATATTaagttcttcttttatatttattaaaaaaaccTTAAgtatcttttttccatttacatttcattggtaataataatttcatcttttatataaaattttaattttgttagaaaatatatttataaatttcataatctttTCATGCATTCATTTTATTGGCTttcaaattgtaaaagaattatGGATTTAATTGTTACAAGGTAATATTTTTGGTAGAAAGTAACCTTAAAAATACTACATCAtttgaaatgtaatataacactttgaataaaacatgactatatatatatatatgttttatcatattttatttatatgtattggTGTGTACCGTCACAGTAAATTATGTACCATTTTATTGTcaacatataattttaacaaatagaGTTCAACCTTCTCGTATGCTGtctttttaatatgtataaatgtgaaattaaaaatgttaataattaaatattctaaataaaagcACTTACTACACACGTAATTATCGCAATGTGAAGAACTTGATATCAgtattaaaacataaatatgcaagttaataaataagatCAATCTAGCATGTTTTcctttaataataacaataataataattatcaaagtCTTCTTCTATGAatagttatattatatgaGTAGTTTTTATGGTATAAAATgtcaattaatatataaatgacgATATTTTGGTCTAACAAGTTTATTGTGTAGAATGTATGTTGCTATAAAaggtatatatacatattcatatacatatacatataaaatatactttgtattatcataaaatagttgtaaaagtaggaaaatgtttataaattattataaaaaggtgctttatatttttattgtaagaTACTAATATCTTAATTTGTGAAAAGCACatgtaacaataatttataataataatatactcaTGTAATtcttaaatgtttatatttattatttcatggACAAGTAATTTATTGCATCCTTATCATTGATAGATACGTAAGAATGGATTAAGTTTAAGTCAATGAAGTTTAATCTTTGCAGTAAATGAGGTAAGTAATGTTAAGAATTGTAATATaagtgttttaaaatatattttttcagtaCTACTGGAAATTGATTTGATACCATATGTGTAATAGATGCATTTTTTGATCATGGTAAGTGTTTTGGTCAGTGCTCCTATTAAGTacataagataaataattttatagctaatatgaaatatgaagtATAAGAAGTACGTTACTTTGAGTTTTGAGATTAAAGATTATGATTTGAATTAgtaactaataaaaataaatctctatataaatatatagtgtAATCTTAATGTTGTTATCTTTAATGTTGTTatcaattttccataaacatttgaaaatcatGATAATGTAACGTAGAAATTACTGTAAGGTAGAAATTACTAAactcaaattatttaattatcataagATATagtattctaattatttttattaagacaTGAACATTGAtgatgtaaaatttgaaaggatCATTGTACAGCAGATTTTATACATACCAATCAAGGATAGTGAGTCTTATTAAGAGCTATTCCATCGTGGCTCAGTATTAAACCTTCTGTAGAAATATAACTCCTTTTTTCcacataaattataattagtaatacatatatatatatataagcacCAAATAATAGTCATTTTACTGTTaccaaaaattcattttcatcatAAGTGAAACAATGATATTCTATGATATTCATAGGATATAAAGAATGTAGGGACCGATTTCTTTCCATCTGATAAATTATTCAGACTACTTCAGTTTGAAATAGTAAATCTATCTTAGActattaaatcatattatcaCAATTGAGCACACTCTGAcatgatattttcataatgttaATGCgtaaaaagacaatttttatttcatctaaatttttaacttttttgtATGATAAAGAGGACCTTCAAATGAATGTAGAACATTCTTATTGGTGaatctaatatatttaaataattgccGTACACTGGTACTAATCATTTCTACAATAAGCTACacattaatgatattaaacgaaatacgtactaataaattattattaaacgaaactGTACAATATTGTTTCGCCGTGCTAGCGCTTAGAACAATTACTTATTCTATTTTCGTGGATaggcaaagaagaaaaagttaaatCAACCATGGATTCCGAGATCGCATATTCGATTACCGCGTCGAACTTATACTATTGTGACGAAATTAatgtatttcgaaatataaaa
It includes:
- the LOC122571255 gene encoding uncharacterized protein LOC122571255; the encoded protein is MKTFVFLCLLFVTVCSAQRFPNILDQAMDALKNAKSSVDSVMSDLQHSQTNIGLKGRNEISNLYFQASQNIDSILKTRLDYIKEKLQEAKESSKNAEDCLNTVTKNMKDAGQTGYNQLNNCENIANQNFDAVLQAFDNERANGQKFKNQLDQVALGCIGSSNPQQVANCIFMKVAVINQEIRQYQQRASQLEMNAERNKNAITLQQTSCNSYAISIVQNASTKAIYAAADCLKN
- the LOC122570820 gene encoding nucleoporin GLE1-like; translation: MVTDNYLPVKFPEELSYVGLSHIVIWVSLSEVVSEPVSESVHIFVYSKMNIVSSVESNNKDDKIETILNMIRNQVDQCSTVKEDKPSEPELTTDQRIQQLVMEENQLSTQFQKVRKELSYYERRYEKMLKKRVRHLKIQIKEDLKKLKEIKQKYFELNSQLDTESSKLEKAEEKKSEGASNSLNVNTLSSQFKQNDIPLSSKIKISIKKNESSCSSEIHFVHDINGQNAFTNLVEIVKPMALNTRECRIILQKLTEEQINKYIDQKRLSQPQIEYKEITQDYLQEINKSIVCPNWHIKIPRSVFEESQKESRKSISEESQKESRKSISEESQKESRKSISEESQKESRKSISEESQKESRKSISEESQKESRKSISEESQKESRKSDLNVASCSGEVI